A stretch of the Amycolatopsis sp. BJA-103 genome encodes the following:
- the xylB gene encoding xylulokinase encodes MKSDLVAGIDSSTQSTKVVVCDAETGEIVRTGRASHPDGTEVAPSAWWDAFREATDGLLDGVAAIGIGGQQHGMVTLDEDGAVVRPALLWNDTRSAKAAEDLGRELGPENWAKSVGSLPVASFTVTKLRWMAENEPELADRVARVLLPHDWLTWRLLGEGAEPVTDRGDASGTGYFSPATGEYRQDLLSHAFGGRTPELPKVIGPAEAAGHTPDGILVSAGTGDNMAAALGLELAPGDVVVSLGTSGTVFGVSETASADPSGIVAGFADATGRFLPLACTLNAARVLTATSAMLGVELAEFDELALAAAPGSGGLTFLPYLDGERTPNLPDASGTLFGLTRANMTSENLARAAVEGMLCGLAAGLDALREQGLEVRRVLLIGGGAQSAAVRAVAPIVFGVPVVIPEVAEYVAVGAARQAAWALASSSEPPRWQEDHGTTPLEPTEADHAEGHRIQQRHLEARELGHGISAKPKED; translated from the coding sequence ATGAAATCTGACCTGGTCGCCGGAATCGACTCGTCGACCCAGTCGACGAAGGTCGTCGTCTGCGACGCGGAAACCGGCGAGATCGTCCGCACCGGCCGCGCTTCGCACCCCGATGGCACCGAAGTCGCCCCCTCCGCGTGGTGGGACGCGTTCCGCGAGGCCACGGACGGCCTGCTCGACGGCGTCGCCGCCATCGGCATCGGCGGACAGCAGCACGGCATGGTCACCCTCGACGAAGACGGCGCGGTCGTCCGGCCCGCGTTGCTGTGGAACGACACTCGGTCCGCCAAGGCCGCCGAAGACCTCGGCCGCGAACTCGGTCCCGAGAACTGGGCGAAGTCCGTCGGCTCGCTGCCGGTGGCCAGCTTCACCGTCACGAAGCTGCGTTGGATGGCCGAGAACGAGCCCGAGCTGGCCGATCGCGTCGCCCGCGTCCTGCTTCCGCACGACTGGCTGACCTGGCGGTTGCTGGGCGAAGGCGCCGAGCCGGTCACCGACCGCGGCGACGCCTCCGGCACCGGGTACTTCTCACCCGCCACCGGCGAGTACCGCCAGGACCTTCTCTCGCACGCCTTCGGCGGCCGCACTCCCGAACTGCCCAAGGTCATCGGCCCCGCCGAAGCCGCGGGCCACACCCCGGACGGGATCCTGGTCTCGGCGGGGACAGGCGACAACATGGCCGCCGCGCTCGGTCTCGAACTGGCTCCGGGCGACGTCGTGGTCTCGCTGGGCACCAGCGGCACCGTCTTCGGTGTCTCCGAGACCGCGAGCGCCGACCCGTCCGGCATCGTCGCCGGATTCGCCGACGCCACCGGCCGGTTCCTGCCGCTCGCCTGCACGCTCAACGCCGCCCGCGTGCTCACCGCCACGTCCGCGATGCTCGGCGTCGAACTCGCGGAGTTCGACGAGCTGGCCCTCGCGGCCGCGCCGGGCTCCGGAGGTCTCACCTTCCTGCCCTACCTCGATGGTGAGCGGACGCCGAACCTCCCGGACGCCAGTGGCACGCTCTTCGGCCTGACCCGCGCGAACATGACGTCCGAGAACCTCGCCCGCGCCGCCGTCGAAGGCATGTTGTGCGGACTCGCAGCCGGTCTCGACGCCCTTCGTGAGCAGGGACTCGAAGTCCGTCGAGTGCTGCTGATCGGCGGTGGCGCGCAGTCGGCCGCCGTCCGCGCGGTCGCGCCGATCGTGTTCGGCGTGCCCGTCGTCATCCCCGAAGTCGCCGAGTACGTCGCGGTCGGCGCCGCGCGGCAGGCGGCCTGGGCCCTCGCTTCCAGCTCGGAACCTCCCCGCTGGCAGGAAGACCACGGCACCACCCCGCTCGAACCGACCGAGGCGGACCACGCCGAGGGACACCGGATCCAGCAACGGCATCTCGAGGCCCGCGAACTCGGGCACGGCATTTCCGCGAAACCGAAAGAGGACTGA
- a CDS encoding ABC transporter ATP-binding protein, whose protein sequence is MATITYDKATRRYAGSERPAVDALELEIADGEFLVLVGPSGCGKSTSLRMLAGLEDIDEGAVWIGDRDVTQLPPRARDIAMVFQNYALYPHMTVGQNMGFALKIAGRPAAEIKQKVLDAAKLLDIEQYLDRKPKALSGGQRQRVAMGRAIVREPQVFLMDEPLSNLDAKLRVSTRTQIAALQRRLGVTTVYVTHDQVEAMTMGDRVAVLSDGLLQQCDTPRALYDKPANAFVAGFIGSPAMNLVTAKLTEDGAELGGARVPLTREILAKADGDTVTLGFRPESLEVTTSEDGTLPIKVDLVEELGSDAYVYGKLAETDAEGTKSNVVTRVDPRKPPVMGDTLHLRVRPDELHVFSATTGARLS, encoded by the coding sequence ATGGCCACGATCACCTACGACAAGGCGACCCGGCGCTACGCCGGTTCCGAGCGGCCCGCCGTGGACGCACTCGAACTCGAGATCGCCGACGGCGAATTCCTCGTGCTGGTCGGGCCTTCCGGCTGCGGCAAGTCCACCAGCCTGCGGATGCTCGCCGGCCTCGAGGACATCGACGAAGGCGCCGTCTGGATCGGCGACCGCGACGTCACGCAGCTGCCCCCGCGTGCCCGCGACATCGCGATGGTGTTCCAGAACTACGCGCTGTACCCGCACATGACCGTCGGCCAGAACATGGGCTTCGCGCTGAAGATCGCGGGCCGTCCGGCCGCGGAGATCAAGCAGAAGGTGCTCGACGCGGCCAAGCTGCTCGACATCGAGCAGTACCTCGACCGCAAGCCGAAGGCGCTCTCCGGCGGTCAGCGCCAGCGTGTCGCGATGGGCCGCGCCATCGTGCGTGAGCCGCAGGTCTTCCTGATGGACGAGCCGCTGTCGAACCTCGACGCCAAGCTGCGTGTCTCCACGCGTACGCAGATCGCCGCCCTGCAGCGCCGTCTCGGCGTCACCACCGTGTACGTCACGCACGACCAGGTCGAGGCCATGACGATGGGCGACCGCGTCGCGGTCCTCTCCGACGGCCTCCTGCAGCAGTGCGACACCCCCCGCGCGCTGTACGACAAGCCCGCAAACGCTTTCGTCGCCGGGTTCATCGGCTCGCCCGCGATGAACCTCGTCACCGCGAAGCTCACCGAAGACGGTGCTGAGCTCGGTGGTGCGCGAGTGCCGCTGACCCGCGAGATCCTCGCCAAGGCCGACGGCGACACCGTCACCCTCGGCTTCCGGCCGGAATCGCTCGAGGTGACCACCAGCGAAGACGGCACGCTGCCGATCAAGGTCGACCTCGTCGAGGAGCTCGGCTCGGACGCGTACGTCTACGGCAAGCTGGCCGAGACCGACGCCGAGGGCACGAAGTCCAACGTCGTCACCCGGGTCGACCCGCGCAAGCCGCCGGTGATGGGCGACACCCTGCACCTGCGGGTCCGCCCCGACGAGCTGCACGTGTTCTCCGCCACCACCGGGGCACGCCTGTCCTGA
- the alr gene encoding alanine racemase, which produces MTASFPRAEVVIDLSAIRHNVALLASRAPGAQTMAVVKADGYGHGAVEAGRAAIEGGATWLGTCSLDEALKLRRAGIGARLFSWLDTPEADFAPAVAEDIDVAVSSLDELARVADGVRRARDFSGLSAICRVHLKIDTGLSRNGCPPAEWPALVKAAAAARPLIDVVAIWSHLACADEPGHPSVDAQAKRFDEAYDIARAAGLNPMRHLANSAAVLTRPDLHFDLVRAGIAVYGLNPIPATEDLRPAMTFKSSVVLTKRIAAGESVSYGHTWTAERDTTLALVPVGYADGVPRSLSGRMDVWLGGRRRPVAGRVCMDQLVVDCGDDEPAVGSEVILFGQGTFGEPTAREWADKLGTIDYEIVTSMYRPRIHRTYLEAGS; this is translated from the coding sequence ATGACCGCCAGTTTCCCGCGTGCCGAGGTCGTCATCGACCTGTCCGCCATCCGGCACAACGTCGCCCTGCTCGCTTCCCGCGCCCCAGGGGCCCAGACCATGGCCGTGGTCAAGGCCGACGGCTACGGCCATGGAGCCGTCGAGGCCGGGCGTGCCGCCATCGAGGGCGGAGCGACCTGGCTCGGCACCTGTTCCCTCGACGAAGCCCTGAAGCTGCGCCGCGCCGGAATCGGCGCCCGGCTCTTCAGCTGGCTCGACACCCCCGAAGCCGACTTCGCACCCGCGGTCGCCGAAGACATCGACGTCGCCGTCAGCTCCCTCGACGAACTCGCCCGCGTTGCCGATGGCGTGCGCCGGGCGCGCGACTTTAGCGGGCTAAGTGCGATCTGTCGGGTGCACCTCAAGATCGACACCGGCCTCTCCCGAAATGGCTGTCCACCTGCGGAATGGCCGGCGCTGGTCAAGGCGGCCGCCGCCGCGAGGCCGCTCATCGACGTCGTCGCGATCTGGTCGCACCTCGCCTGCGCCGACGAGCCCGGCCACCCGTCCGTCGACGCGCAGGCGAAGCGGTTCGACGAGGCCTACGACATCGCCCGCGCGGCGGGCCTGAACCCGATGCGGCACCTCGCGAACTCCGCCGCCGTGCTGACCAGGCCGGACCTGCACTTCGACCTCGTCCGCGCCGGGATCGCGGTCTACGGGCTGAACCCGATCCCCGCCACCGAGGACCTGCGCCCCGCGATGACCTTCAAATCGTCGGTCGTGCTCACCAAACGGATCGCGGCCGGCGAATCGGTTTCCTACGGCCACACCTGGACCGCCGAGCGCGACACCACCCTCGCCCTGGTCCCGGTCGGATACGCCGACGGCGTGCCGCGATCGCTGTCCGGGCGGATGGACGTCTGGCTCGGCGGACGCCGTCGTCCGGTGGCCGGACGCGTGTGCATGGACCAGCTGGTCGTCGACTGCGGAGACGACGAACCCGCCGTCGGTAGCGAAGTGATTCTCTTCGGGCAGGGCACGTTTGGTGAGCCCACGGCCCGGGAATGGGCC